The Candidatus Kuenenbacteria bacterium HGW-Kuenenbacteria-1 genome contains the following window.
CACTTAAATTACCAATATTTTTTATTAACCGCACATCACGTTCTATATAAGTTTGAATATAATTAGGATACCAATCAACTGCGGCAATTTTTTTATCATATATTCTTGGATAAAATCCATTAAATAAATATTGTTCAATATTACCTATTTTTTTCTGACTATTTTTTAATTCTTCAAAACTTAATGGTAATAATTTTAATATTGCCACTCTACCTGATAAACTTTGAGATAAATTTTCTTGCAATAATATATTTTGAGATCCTGTAAGAATAAATTGACCAGAAATATTTTTTTCATCAACAATAGTTTGAATGTAAGAAAAAATATTTGGACATCTTTGAACTTCATCTATAATAACTCCTTTTTTATAAGAAGCTAAAAATCCTCTTGGATCACGTAAAGCAAAATCACGCGTATCTAAATCTTCCAAAGACACATAATCTAACTTTGGAAAAATATTACGTACAAGCGTAGTTTTTCCAGATTGTCTTGGTCCAATCACAGAAACAACAGGAAATTTTGAAGCTAATTTTATTAATTTATTACCAATAATACGATTAATCATATATTCACATATTAGCACCTTTGGACAAATTGTCAATCCAATTTACAATTTGTCCAAAAATATTTAAAAAGGGTTCTATACTTTCACTCTGTCAATAACCGTTAACTGTCTTACACAGCACATAGTCCATCTACAAGCCCTAAATTAAGATATTTTAAAAATTTTATTATTATTTTTCAAGGCTAAAATTAATAAGTGCTTTTTTTATTATTTTATCATCAACTTCAAATCCTTTTTTAAAGATTACTTCTTCTTGATAATTAATGTCATTAAAATAAGAAAGATGAATCTTAAAAAGTTTTTCATTAAATTCTGGTCCAAAAATTTCACCAGCCTTTTTAACTATTTCTTTAACTGAATGAAAATCTCTAATTATAAAATATAAATCAACATAATCTTTCCATTTTGCTCTCCTGCCTAAGGCATATGCTTTCATTGCAGCAAGAGTTAAAAGATCTGACATTTTAATTATTTTATCAAATCGTTCTGAATAATTAATTTCAAATGGATAATGAAAAAAAGTAAATTGAACATTCTTTATAAAAAAAGTAAATTGTCCTAATTCATCTTTATACACTTTACTAATTTTATATTTATTTTTTACTGTTATTTTTTTAATTTTAACATTATTAAATTCTTTATTAGAGAATAAATCAAAATCAATTGATTCTCTATGTCCAATCTGTAAAGCAATTGCTGTTCCACCGACTAAACCAAAATCTTTAATAAATTCTTTTACAAGTGGCAATAATTCAATTTGTTCTTTTGTTAAAATTTCTTTATGAAATTTATCTTGCATATTTTTTAAAATATAAATTAAAATAATTTATTACTTTTTTATCATAATTTTGCCTTCCCATTTTTGATGGTTTTGATTTTTTATAAAAAATCTTTGCCATTTCTTTAATGCCCATAATTTTAATCAATGTTTGCACATCATCCCAATCACCGTAATTCAAAGTATGTTCAACAATTGATTCATCGTTTAACCTTTCATAATTTTTAACATACCAAATCAAATGCGGTCTTTTTTTTATAAAATTTATAATTTTTGTTCTATCTTTCATATTTATAAATTAAAATTTTCAATTATTCTATTGGCCCAAGAATACTTAAATTTAATTGTTCTATGCTCAATTTTATTCTTTAAACAAATTTTGTCAAATGGATGATTTTTTTGTTCTTTTGTTTTTTAAAAGAGCTTTGTAAGAAAATTCAAATCCATTCAGTTAAAATGTAATTTATTTTGTAAGGATAAAATCCTTAAAACTTCTTTTTACAAGTATTCCAAAAAAGATTGAATTTTTTAGCTAAATAATTTATACTTTTATCAGAATCTTTAATTTGTTTTCTTACAGCCAAAAAGAAAAAGAAATATATATAAATAAAGTAAAAAATTAAAATAAAAAACTATAAACATATATAAAATACATGCAAAATAATTCTCAAAAAAATAATATTAATAATAATGCAGAATATTTTTCTGTTTCGTCGCTTGCAGATATTTTTCAAAAATTACAAACCTCAAAAAATGGATTGACCGAAGATGAGGCAAAATTAAGATTGACAAAATATGGATTGAATAAAATTTCAGAAAATAAAGAAATAAACATTGCATTGGAATTTTTGTCGCATTTTAAAAGTCCTTTAATTATTATTTTATTAATTGCCGCAACAATTTCAGCTTATTTTAAAGAAACTACTAATGCAGTTATTATTTTTATAATGGTGTTGGCGAGTGTTATTTTGGATTTTTTTGAAGAACACAGCGCTAATAATGCTGCTAAAAAACTCAAAGAAAAAGTGAGTGCTACTGCGACTGTTATTCGTTTTGGGAATAAAAAAGAAATTAAAACTAGCGAGGTTTGTTTGGGCGATATTATTTTTTTGAGTTCTGGCGATTTAGTACCTGCTGACGCAAGAATTATTGAGGCTGATGATTTTTTTGTTAATCAATCATCTTTAACAGGTGAATCATTTCCTTGTGAAAAAATGCCTGATGCTGTGCCAATTGATCAAACTAATTTGCAAAATAATTTGGTTTTTTCCAGTTCAAATGTAATTAGTGGCACAGCGTTGGCAATTGTTTTTAATATTGGACAAAATACTGAATTTGGCAAAATTGCAAAAAATGTTTTAAAAAAAGACGAAAAAAGTGATTTTGAATTAGGCGTTACAAAGTTTGGTTTTTTGATAATGAAGGTGATATTTTTTTTGGTTTTATTGATTATGTTGTTTAATTCGTTGATTAGGCAAGATATTTTGGGTTCATTTATTTTTGCTGTTGCTATTGCCGTGGGTGTTACGCCAGAATTGTTGCCAATGATTATGTCTATCGCAATGGCGCGTGGTTCGCAAAAAATGGCTAAAATTGGCGTTATTGTAAAACGATTATCAGCGATTCCAGATTTTGGCAGTATGAATATTTTGTGCGCTGATAAGACTGGCACTTTGACTGAAGACAAAATTGAATTAGTTACTTACACTGATATTTTTGGCGTTCACAATGAGCAGGTATTTTTATACACTTATTTAAATAGTTTTCATCAAACTGGAGTAAAAAATCCTTTAGATAAAGCAGTAATGGAATACAAAAATACGAATATTAATAATTATCAAAAGGTTGAAGAAATTCCGTTTGATTTTACACGAAAAATGTTGAGCATAGCGGTTGTTGGTCCGGAAGGAAGAACTTTAATCACAAAAGGCGCGCCAGAAGAAATAATAAAAAAATGCGATTATTATTTTGAAAATAATGAAAAAAGTTTATTAACAGAAAAATATAAAAATATTGCTGTTGATTATTATCATAAATTGAGCGCTGAAGGATATCGAGTGTTAGCTGTTGCGACCAAATCTCAATTATCTCCAAAAGATAAATATACGCATTTAGATGAAGAAAAATTAGAGTTATTGGGTTTTGTGTCTTTTCTTGATCCAGCCAAAAAGGATTTAGCGCCGGTTTTGGAGCAGATAAAAAAATATGGCATAGAAGTAAAAGTAATCACCGGCGACAATGAATTGGTCACGCAAAAAATTTGCAATGATGTTGAGTTGAAAATTAAGGGAATACTTTTGGGCAGTGACATTGATGGTTTTTCAAATGGCGCTCTGCTTGCTAAAATAAAAAATACAACAATTTTTGCTCGATTTTCTCCAGATCAAAAAAGTCGGGTAATTAATATTTTAAGAAAAAATGGCGATGTGATTGGATATTTGGGCGACGGTATTAATGACGCGCCATCGCTCAAAGCAGCTGATGTTGGCATTTCAGTTAATAATGCTGTTGATATTGCCAAGGAATCAGCTGATATTATTTTAACAAAAAAACATCTTCAACCGATTATTGAGGGAGTTATTGAGGGCAGACGTTCTTTTGGAAATACAATGAAATATATTATGATGGGTTTGAGTTCTAATTTTGGAAATATGTTTAGTGTTTTAGGTGCGATTTTTTTTATTCCATTTTTACCAATGTTGCCAATTCAAATTTTATTAAATAATTTTATTTATGATATTTCGCAGGTGACAATTCCAACAGACAAGGTTGATAATGAATGGGTAGAAAAGCCCAGAAAATGGGATTTAAGTTTTATTAAAAAGTTTATGTATGCTTTTGGACCGATTAGTTCTATTTTTGATTTTTTGACTTTTTTTCTATTATTTTTTGTTTTTAAATTAGGCGAATCAGCTTTTCAAACTGGTTGGTTTTTGGAATCATTAACAACTCAGATTTTGGTAATTCATATTATTAGAACAAAACAAATTCCTTTTTTACAAAGCAGAGCTAGTAAATGGCTTATTTTTAGTACCTTTATGGCGATTGCTATTGGATGGGCGATACCATATACTTTATTGGGAAAGTTTTTTAAATTTTCTCCATTACCTTTAAATATTTTATTTGTTATCATTGGATTAGTAATTTTTTATTTAATTTTAGTGGAAATAGTAAAACGAATTTTTTACAAACAGCACAGCTTTATGCGTTAAATTATACGGGGTTCAACCCCGTACAATTTATATAAATAAATCATTTATAGGTAATATTATACAAAATTATGTAAAATTATTTACTTATTTTTTTATTATGTTAAAATATAATTAATTAAAATTATATTTTAATAAATTAATTATGTATTTTCATGAAACAAAAGGGAAAAATTTAACCTTAATTAATATAAACAAACCAGGAGAAAAAGAATTAGACTATTTAGAAAAAGAATGTAAATTTTATCCTTTAGATGTAAAAGATTGTTTACTTCCTCCTCAAAGAACAAAAATAGTTGAAAGAGCCGATTATTTGTTTATGGTTTTGATTTTCCCAATTTATGATCATCAAACAAAAGAAATTTTTTCTTCTGAAGTGGATTTTTTTATTCAAAAAGATTTATTGGTAATTGTCCATAATAATGAATTAACGCCCTTAATTGACTTGCTTAAATCTATTGAAAATAATAAGGATTCTCAAGAAGAATATCTAAGTGGCAATCCAGCCACTTTGCTTTATGAAATTTTAAACTCGCTTTTATTTTATTGTTTTCCAATCCTTAATCATATCAGCATTGATATTGATAATATTGAAAAACGAATTTTTGCCGGACATGAAAGAAAAATGGTCGGCGAAATTTTAAATGTTAAACAAAATATTGTTAATTTCAGAAAAGTGATGCAGGCTCACAAAACCGTAATTAGAAAATTGATTATTAAAGCGCCTCAATTTTTTTCTATTATTAAATTAAATATTTATTTTAATAATTTAATTGAATATACAAAAGAAATTTGGGATAGTTTAGAAAATTATAAAGAATCAATTAACGCCCTGCATGCAACGAATGAAACTTTAATTTCATTTCGTCTTAATGAAATTATGAAACTTTTAACAATTATTTCTGTTGTTATATTCCCAATTACTTTAATGGCCGCTATTTTTGGAATGAATGTAAAAATGCCTTTTGTAGAAGAAAGTTCATATAGTTTTTGGCTCATTATGTTTTTAATGCTTTCTTTGTCTGTAAGCATGCTTGGATATTTTAAAATAAAAAAGTGGATGTGATAAATCATAAAAATAAAAAAACAATTAACAAATTTTATGAAAATTTTATTGTGTGGCGGAGGAACAATGGGATCGGTCAGCCCGTTATTAGCAATTGCGGAAGAGATAAAAAAACAAAATAATGAAGTTCAATTTTTATGGCTAGGAACCAAAAATGGACCAGAAAAAAAAGTAATTGAAAATTATAAAATTCCTTTTAAAGAAATTTTTTTTGGAAAATTACGACGATACTTTAGCTGGCAAAATTTTATTGATATTTTTAAAATAAAAATAGCTTTTTTCCAGTCTTTTTTTATTATTTTAAAATTCAAACCAAATATTATTTTATCAGCCGGTAGTTTTGTTGCTGTACCCGTAATTTGGGCTGGTTGGTTATTGCATATCCCTTGTTTAATTCATCAATTAGATATTCGGCCCACTTTGGCAAATAAATTAACTAGCTCATTTGTTAAAAAAATCACAACAACATTTGAAAAATCACTTAAAGATTTTCCAAAGAAAAAAACAATTTGGACAGGAAATCCAATACGACAGGAATTACAAATTATAAATTATGATTTAGAAATTAAAAAAGCAAGAGAATTTTTTTCTTTAAAAGAAAATTTGCCAACCATTTTAATAATTGGTGGTGGAACTGGCGCATTAGATTTAAATAAAATTATTATTCAGACCTTGCCTAAATTAACAGAATTTTGTCAGATTATTCATTTAACTGGAGGAAAGATTGATAAAAATTTATCAATTCAAAATTATCATGCATATGATTTTTTAATAAAAAAAATAAAAGATGCTTATCTTGTGGCAGATTTAGTTATTTCCCGTGCGGGTATTGGAACTCTAACTGAACTAAGTTATTTTAAAAAACCTAGCATTTTAATCCCGATGCCTCAAACACATCAGGAAGAAAACGCTCAATTTTTTAAAAATAATCAAGCGACAATTGTGTTGGATCAAAATGAATTAATAAAAGATCCAAATTTAATTATTAAAGAAATAAGAAAATTACTTCCAAATAAAAAAGAATTGCAAAGTTTGAGTGAAAATATTGGTAAATTAAATAAACAAAACGCAGAAAAAAAAATCGTCGAAATAATAAAAAATGTCATATTAAACCTATGACATTTTTTATTATTTCTTTAAGATAAAATAATTTTAAAATCAAGCACAGAATAACCTTTTTTTAATGAAACTCGAGAAGCTTCAAAAACCTTAACCGGATTCAAATCGATTTCTTTAATTTGAGGAAAATTTAAACTTAATTCAGAAATTTTTAAAAGAATTTCAATAATTGAATTAATATCTTTTTCTTTTTCTCCTCGAGCGCCTTTAAGAATTTGATAACCTTTTGTAGAAAAAATCATTTCTTTTGCTTCATTATAACCCAAAGGAGCAATGCCAAAAGAAACATCTTTTAAAATTTCAACAAAAATTCCTCCCAAACCAAACATAATTAATGGTCCAAATTCTTCATCTCTTTTCATTCCAATAATTATTT
Protein-coding sequences here:
- the mgtA gene encoding magnesium-translocating P-type ATPase; this translates as MQNNSQKNNINNNAEYFSVSSLADIFQKLQTSKNGLTEDEAKLRLTKYGLNKISENKEINIALEFLSHFKSPLIIILLIAATISAYFKETTNAVIIFIMVLASVILDFFEEHSANNAAKKLKEKVSATATVIRFGNKKEIKTSEVCLGDIIFLSSGDLVPADARIIEADDFFVNQSSLTGESFPCEKMPDAVPIDQTNLQNNLVFSSSNVISGTALAIVFNIGQNTEFGKIAKNVLKKDEKSDFELGVTKFGFLIMKVIFFLVLLIMLFNSLIRQDILGSFIFAVAIAVGVTPELLPMIMSIAMARGSQKMAKIGVIVKRLSAIPDFGSMNILCADKTGTLTEDKIELVTYTDIFGVHNEQVFLYTYLNSFHQTGVKNPLDKAVMEYKNTNINNYQKVEEIPFDFTRKMLSIAVVGPEGRTLITKGAPEEIIKKCDYYFENNEKSLLTEKYKNIAVDYYHKLSAEGYRVLAVATKSQLSPKDKYTHLDEEKLELLGFVSFLDPAKKDLAPVLEQIKKYGIEVKVITGDNELVTQKICNDVELKIKGILLGSDIDGFSNGALLAKIKNTTIFARFSPDQKSRVINILRKNGDVIGYLGDGINDAPSLKAADVGISVNNAVDIAKESADIILTKKHLQPIIEGVIEGRRSFGNTMKYIMMGLSSNFGNMFSVLGAIFFIPFLPMLPIQILLNNFIYDISQVTIPTDKVDNEWVEKPRKWDLSFIKKFMYAFGPISSIFDFLTFFLLFFVFKLGESAFQTGWFLESLTTQILVIHIIRTKQIPFLQSRASKWLIFSTFMAIAIGWAIPYTLLGKFFKFSPLPLNILFVIIGLVIFYLILVEIVKRIFYKQHSFMR
- the murG gene encoding undecaprenyldiphospho-muramoylpentapeptide beta-N-acetylglucosaminyltransferase — protein: MKILLCGGGTMGSVSPLLAIAEEIKKQNNEVQFLWLGTKNGPEKKVIENYKIPFKEIFFGKLRRYFSWQNFIDIFKIKIAFFQSFFIILKFKPNIILSAGSFVAVPVIWAGWLLHIPCLIHQLDIRPTLANKLTSSFVKKITTTFEKSLKDFPKKKTIWTGNPIRQELQIINYDLEIKKAREFFSLKENLPTILIIGGGTGALDLNKIIIQTLPKLTEFCQIIHLTGGKIDKNLSIQNYHAYDFLIKKIKDAYLVADLVISRAGIGTLTELSYFKKPSILIPMPQTHQEENAQFFKNNQATIVLDQNELIKDPNLIIKEIRKLLPNKKELQSLSENIGKLNKQNAEKKIVEIIKNVILNL